The proteins below are encoded in one region of Phalacrocorax aristotelis chromosome 13, bGulAri2.1, whole genome shotgun sequence:
- the TFAP2C gene encoding transcription factor AP-2 gamma, whose protein sequence is MLWKLADNVKYEEDCEDRHDGSSNGNPRLPHLSAVSQHLYSPAPPLSHSGASDFQPPYFPPPYQPLPYSQSSDPYSHLGDPFSINPLHQPPPPPPSQQQSAWPNRQSQDPAGLAPHGRPGLVPHLSALESGSAGGRRETYRRSELLLPHGHGLDATALADNLGLHDMAHQMEEVQNVEDQHLLMHDQTVIRKGPISLTKNSALSLPCQKDGLIGVVINPNEVFCSVPGRLSLLSSTSKYKVTVAEVQRRLSPPECLNASLLGGVLRRAKSKNGGRSLREKLDKIGLNLPAGRRKAANVTLLTSLVEGEAVHLARDFGYVCETEFPSKAVAEYLTRPHMGRNEMANRKNMLLAAKQICKEFTDLLTQDRTPLGNTRPSPILDPGIQGCLTHFSLITHGFGSAAICAAMTSVQNYLNEALKIADKTYMNAGDQSPAETNKTIDKMDKHRK, encoded by the exons GACCGGCACGATGGGAGCAGCAACGGGAACCCCCGGCTCCCGCACCTCTCGGCCGTCAGCCAGCACCTCTACAGCCCGGCTCCGCCGCTCTCCCACTCGGGCGCCTCCGACTTCCAGCCCCCCTACTTCCCCCCCCCGTACCAGCCGCTGCCTTACTCCCAGTCCAGCGACCCCTACTCCCACCTCGGAGACCCCTTCTCCATCAACCCCCTCcaccagccgccgccgccgccccccagccagcagcagagcgCTTGGCCCAACCGGCAGAGCCAGGACCCGGCCGGACTCGCCCCCCACGGTCGCCCCGGCCTCGTCCCCCACCTCTCGGCCCTGGAAAGCGGCTCCGCCGGCGGCCGCAGGGAAACGTACCGGCGCTCCgagctcctcctgccccacggGCACGGCCTGGATGCCACGGCGCTGGCTGATAACCTGGGCCTGCACGACATGGCCCACCAGATGGAGGAGGTGCAG aaCGTGGAAGATCAACACTTATTAATGCATGACCAGACAGTCATTAGAAAAG gTCCCATTTCCTTAACGAAAAACAGCGCTCTGAGTCTCCCCTGCCAAAAGGATGGGTTAATTGGAGTGGTCATAAACCCCAACGAAGTATTTTGTTCTGTTCCGGGGAGACTTTCCCTCCTGAGCTCCACGTCGAAATACAAAGTGACGGTAGCAGAGGTGCAGAGACGGCTCTCGCCCCCCGAGTGTCTCAATGCCTCTTTGCTAGGAGGAGTGCTCAGAAG AGCCAAATCTAAAAATGGTGGCAGATCATTAAGGGAAAAACTGGATAAAATTGGCTTGAATCTTCCTGCTGGTAGAAGGAAAGCTGCAAATGTGACACTATTGACATCTCTGGTGGAAG GTGAAGCTGTACATCTTGCTCGTGACTTCGGTTACGTTTGTGAGACAGAGTTTCCCTCCAAAGCAGTGGCCGAATATTTGACTAGACCACACATGGGCCGCAATGAAATGGCGAACAGGAAGAATATGCTTCTTGCTGCAAA GCAGATTTGTAAGGAATTCACAGACCTCCTCACTCAGGACAGAACTCCTCTTGGAAACACGAGACCTAGTCCCATCTTGGACCCTGGCATCCAGGGCTGTTTGACTCATTTTAGCCTGATCACACATGGCTTTGGGAGTGCTGCCATCTGCGCTGCCATGACATCCGTCCAGAACTACCTAaatgaagcattaaaaatagcagACAAAACATACATGAACGCTGGCGACCAGAGCCCTGcagaaaccaacaaaaccatTGATAAAATGGATAAGCACAGGAAGTAA